TACTGAGTCTTGAAGACAGCTGgtgagaaaaacaaatacagggagaaatcagTCACATGATTTAAAACCATATCCCACAAAAAAATAGGGCTTTAATTATGACATTGTCCCCAAATGCACTATTCTTAGACAGAAGGTTGTTTATGGAAGGGAGAGGACTGTTAAAAAGGATATCAATTATAATAATACAAATTTGGTGAAATATGTAGCTACTGCTTGGTAACAGGGTGAACTTGATAGTTATGGTAGTGAAGTTTACAGTTGTTAGTACTGTTGGTGGAAAGAAAGTCACATGGGTATGGTGAAATGTGGAGTTAGGCAAGCTAGCTTGGGAAGGGGAAGCAGTGTACAGTGAGAAGCCAGACTAGCCTGGGAGGATAAATCCTATTTCTCAGCAGAGTATTCTGGCTTAGACTGCGGTGCAGGCAAGACTGTACTGCTGTGTGCAGCCAAGTGTTGTGACCTGGGTAGCTGCAAATGTACTGTGTCATgctctgcagatatctctcaaaTTAGCAGCCCCAAaggatttaattatattttcctaCTGGAATACTCAGATAACTTTGTAGTTTAAAAGAAACTACTCTCTAGTCAAAATATGGTGTTTACAGTGTTAACTCTGAAATGTTAACCTTCAGATGTGTTTATAGTTGTTTTAAATGAGAACTTACAGATTCAACAATAACATGATTGGAAATATCCAGTGAGGCTTCTCTTTATATCATAATTGCACTGCTACCCTGCACCTCTTCAGTTGATTATCCTTCTCCCAAACTGCTTGTGTTGAACAGACATTCCATTAGAAATGTAAGTAGTAAGGAAGAAGTTCATAAAGGTGTCATTTCTTGTTTCAGCACAACTGTGTTTGATTTCAGGTAGCAGTCCTTGGGGTGGTGCTGCCTATCCACCTTCAAATCCACCTCCAATTGGGCTAGACAACGTGGCTGCCTATGCCAGTCAGTTCAACCCTGGCTACATGGCTGGAATGGTgagtttcttttcatttaatgTGTTTTACTGTCACTTCCTTAGGTGCAAAGATGTGTTTCTGGCATTGCCACTGAGAAGTTTATCACTCGAGTTTTGTGCCTTCATATATAGTCTGTTTAGGTGTTGATATCGTCTGTTGAACAAAGCAGTTACTGCAAGCTACTCCTTACTTTAGGAAAGCGGACCACTATTTAAGTCTTGATTTAAGAGCCTATCTTCAAAAGTCATGGATGTAGAAGTAATGTAACTTGGCTTTTGCTGTGCAGAGGGGTAGAGGAACAGACTATGAATACTGAGTATCCACTGCTAATATATTCACTTTGGCAAACACAGTCCACATTGTGCCTATTACCTGTATTTTGGCCAGGCTGCATAGGAACAAGGCTGTGTAATTTGAGGTGTCAATGACTCATCCCTGAAAAGAATATGGGATAAGCTGTCTCTTATAAGCACAGATGTTTAACAGATGGCAGTAAAAACGTTTTACATTGATTGAAGAAAATGGAGACGTTTCcaatacaacttttttttgcaTAGGATAGAAGTGAGTAATGCTTCTGACAACCTAGTCTTCAGAAATCTGTTATGCTGTGTAACGAATGCACAGTTTGGAGGAGGACATTTGCATTATAGATGCCTTTCTGAGGCAATGATTAAACAAAGTGAGATGGCACCCAGCAGTCAAAATGAGCAACAAACTATCTAGGGTGCACTTAGCAATATCCACAGCACTAGCTTCTGAGAACACTGCAATCATCAAATGTCAGTTCTTCTGGTTCCTCTGTAGAAGGGGGCCTGAGCGCGTCATATGGGAAGATGATATTGCATGTGAAGTGGAATATCTTTGTGGCAGTTTCTACAGACATCTTTCCAAATGTAGTCCAGGAACTCTTGCTAATTGTAAACTACTAATGCACCTAGTGCATCATAAAACAGCCAGAGGGTGCTCTGCACTCAGGTGAAGCTGTGGTCATGTAAGGCAGCCATGCACAGAGAAGGGTTAAGCATAGTTTTGTGTTGCTGGGATTAATTGGTGAAAGTTTTCAGAATAAGAGGTGTGTAGCTGTTGGTGCTTTTCTGTGACAGTGATGTGTAATGCTGGATGCAGTGGCAGGTGTGTGTCTGTTGGTTCTGCTTCTTGATGTATGGCAGCTGGTGATTACAGTAAAGCAAGAGTCAACTGAATAGAGGATTTTTCCATCTTGCTTGCTGGTAAGACATGATTACTGCAAGGTTCTTCTACGGATGCTGAACTACCTGTCCGTGTTGGTGGGGAGGGACGCTGTATTGTAGTAAGTGAATTACTGAAACTCAACCGTTTGTACACCTTCCTGTCTCTTGCTTTATTTGCTGTCATTGCAGGCATCCAACCTGGCAGAGACCTTTGGAGGGACAAACGTACCGCAAGGCATATATCCTTCAGCACCTGGGGGTTATCCTCCAGTCCCTCCAGGTGGCTTTGGGCAACCTCCATCAGGACCACAGCCCTCTTACGGAGGGTATCCTCCACCTGGAGGAAATCCACCATCAGGAATGCCAGCTTACCCGGGGTACCCAGGCGGTCCCGTGCCCGGCCAGCCCACACCACCGCCTGGTCAGCAGCCTATGACCTATCCAGGACAAGCACCAGCAActtacccagggcagcagcccaTGCCAAATTATCCATCAATGCCCTCTTACCCAGGAACGACAGGGCCTACGGTCTCTTCCGTAACAGTAAGAGTATTCAGTGTGTTTGTTTTGAGGTGTGACCGTGTATGTgtttctttacattttctttgtgTATACAGGTGTAAACCAAGCCAAAATGGAAAGGGAAGTCATGAAAAGAAGTTTGACTAAGGAGAGATGGATTCTTTCCAAATGCAAGCACTATAGACTCATGTGACTTAAAACAAATACTGTTTTACCAcattgtggtttaacctggcagtcggcaactaagcaccagctTGCTTAtccctccccatcctcccccagtgggatggggaggagaagtggATAAAAggagaaactcatgggttggcATAAAAACACTTTAGTAAAACAACAAAGGACATACTAATGATAAcagtgaatatgcaaaacaaactatatacagttttctcaccactcaGTGACTGATTCGCGATCAGACCCTGAGCAGTGATCACTGAACCTGGGAATCACGGATTTGCGgatttcacaaaactcctgaaaaagaccaaactcctgggaAAATTCagactcccagacaagagaggattcgaactcatggaaaagagaagagcagaaaacCTGTTgtcccgcagccagcccccattcatagGCTGAGCCTGTGGTATGCAgaatttccactggccagcttggctatctgtctggctgtgctccctcccagttcctgcacacctcctcatcagctgaatatgagaaactggaaatttcaggtccttgatttcttagcaacaagtgaaaacatcagtgttatcaacattgttctcatactaaatccaaaccacagcagctactggaaggaaaattaactcttaTCCCAGCCAGAACCAGGACACCAGCTTATCCAAGAAGAAAGATTTGACGTGAATTCAAATTTAATGAAATTTGGCTTTCCTAACTTAACAAAGTATTGCCAGTTATCTATAAAGTTTAATCAAACCTTAATTAATTGGACAGCAGATTTAATATCAGTGAACCTTCTTGACCTTGCATTTTCTCGTAATTTGGGTATAGAAATGAATAAGTTGTTTAAGGTGGGGGCTTTTTGAGTTCTCTCTGTTACTtttctaacaaaaagaaaaaatggtaatAGTGGTCATCTTTCCTAAGTAGTAAAACACAGTCTTTCACTGATGAGTACTAATATGCAACTCAACTTGGTCTGATTTTAGCATGGAAACCGTGGCACCATTACCGATGCACCAGGATTTGACCCTCTGAAGGATGCAGAAGTCTTAAGGAAGGCCATGAAGGGATTCGGTGAGCAGTCTGTAGATTTACGTTTCAGTTAAAAGCAGAATTGCAGCTTTGATTCAGCAATGGCTTTCTCCATTGTTACATGTGTGCTGAGTGGCCTAGTTGACGCATGGTTGTCCGTGATTGTCAGAAGAATTATTGGAAGTGCATGTAGGCGTAAACAACGTTAAGAGTTTGGTATTTGGTtgtgcagtgtttttttttttgtattcttactGTGTTTGTGATTGGGAGTAGAGCTTGAAGTTCTGTGGTTGTACACAAGAGGAGATACTGTAGATGGATTAAAGGGATACATGCCCTTTGATTGGGTTTACGAGAGATAGGGTCAAATTGAAACAGAAGGCTGAGTCCTCACATGATGTGCGTGCTCATTCTGTGGTGTCTGTGTACATGAACAGGAACTGATGAGCAGGCGATTATTGATTGTCTTGGAAGTCGTTCGAACAAGCAACGGCAGAAGATCATCCTGTCCTTCAAAACAGCGTATGGAAAGGTAAATACATCACATCACAAGAACAGAGGGAAGAAGAAGTAAGAGCCTGCATTCCTTCACTGAAAGTCAGAAGACTTAGTGTTTGGGAAAAAAGATTGGAAGATGCTTAAGGAGAAGATGGTTCACAAGTCATAGCCTATTTAGGGTTCTGCTTTTACCCACTCTTGACTTTTATCCATACTGTTTCAGATGAAACATTCAAAGCAGTTTCTTGGCTAAATGGTTAATTTGACTTTGGTCTGTGTAGTCTATTTAGTTGAACCTTAATTACCTAGACGTACATGTTATGTTATGCTGGTTTTAGTGTTGTTAGGTGGAACAGCTTTACTTTGAAGATATATTATTGATGCTTATGCATAAAGAATTCTGATTAGACTCCACAATTTGCGTACTTAAGTTTGTCAATTTTGATctttatgcttttttcccttggtttttACTTCTCATTAGGATTTGATCAAGGATCTCAAGTCTGAGCTATCAGGTAACTTTGAGAGGACAATCTTAGCAATGATGAAGACACCTGTCATGTTTGATGCTTATGAAATCAAGGAAGCTATAAAGGTTTGTGTAGGAGATACACACTTATAAGATAAGAGGAAATATTTGAGCTGATAGAATTTTTGGTAGTCATTTAAAAGCTTGAACATGCATTCCATCCTCTCCGTCCAGATATTCAAGCCACTGTTTGATCTGTACCCTGTTTCTTGGAGGTATATGATAGTAAAATTGAGAAATGTCATTCTCATAGGTTAAAGGTGAAGACTATTTAATAGCTTTGTGTTGTAACAACAATATATTAGTGaatacatacacaaaaaaagacagaaactgaGTGCTAACAGGCTCTGTGCTGAATTTATTACATACTCTTGAGTAAGCTGCTGAGGCGGCTTTCTTCTAAGCCAGCTACTGCATGGGGCACCTTCATTTCTGGGTTTTTGCTTTGAACTGTAATGGAAGTGATGAAAAAATAACTCAGCCTAGAGTTTCCAGTGACTTTACACTCAGTGCTCCAGAATAGTTCAGCAAACCAGGTTCATAAAGATTTTGGGCAGGGTGTGCCGCCTTCTTATCTTTTCCTCCACCTCAAAATTGTATTTTCCTAGCCCATACTGAACCTTCTCTAGAATATTAAAGAAGTATTGTGTGCTTTCTCTTTAAAGCAATCAGActat
This sequence is a window from Opisthocomus hoazin isolate bOpiHoa1 chromosome 6, bOpiHoa1.hap1, whole genome shotgun sequence. Protein-coding genes within it:
- the ANXA11 gene encoding annexin A11, whose protein sequence is MSYPGYPPAGGYPPAAPGSSPWGGAAYPPSNPPPIGLDNVAAYASQFNPGYMAGMASNLAETFGGTNVPQGIYPSAPGGYPPVPPGGFGQPPSGPQPSYGGYPPPGGNPPSGMPAYPGYPGGPVPGQPTPPPGQQPMTYPGQAPATYPGQQPMPNYPSMPSYPGTTGPTVSSVTHGNRGTITDAPGFDPLKDAEVLRKAMKGFGTDEQAIIDCLGSRSNKQRQKIILSFKTAYGKDLIKDLKSELSGNFERTILAMMKTPVMFDAYEIKEAIKGVGTDENCLIEILASRSNEHIQELSRVYKAEFKKTLEEAIKSDTSGHFQRLLISLSQGNRDESTTVDMSLVQKDVQELYAAGENRLGTDESKFNAILCARSRAHLRAVFSEYQRMCNRDIENSICREMSGDLEKGMLAVVKCLKNTPAFFAERLHKAMKGAGTKDRTLIRIMVSRSEVDLLDIRAEYKRMYGRSLYTDITGDTSGDYRKILLKLCGGND